The genomic DNA GCGCAGCTCGTCCTGCCAACTCGCGGAGTCGAGCGTGTTGCTGGTCACCGAGGTGACGACCAGGCTGCCGATGACCGGGCCCATCGTCCAGTAGCCCATCGCGGTCGCGCGGCCGAGCTGCGGTGAGAAGTCCCGTATCAGCGCCGGGGTCGCGACCAGCACGATGCCCTCGACGAAGCTCACGACGGCGAACAGCACCAAGTAGGTCGTCTTGTCACCGGCGTTGGGCAGTCCGAAGAAGACCAGGAGCGCGGCGACGAGCAGTCCGTAGACCACGAGGTTCGCCCGTCCCCAGCGGTCCGCGAGGCCGGCTATGAGGGAGGCGAAGGCGCCGACCGCGTTGCCGACGACCGAGACCCAGACGAAGTAGCGGTAGGTCATGTCGAAGTGCGTGATGATCGACGTCGCCACCGCGTACTGGATGTAGAGCATGTAGTAGAGCACGACGGTCGTGACCACCACGATCGCCAGGTACGACATGCGCCGCCCGGTGGCCGGATACGCCGCCAGGTCGCGGCGGTACAGCCGCCCGATCGAGCCGCGTGCGCCGGCGCCGGACGCGTCGGCACCGGAGCCTCTTGTGTCGAGAGGTGCGGAGGCGGAGGGCATACGACTCCCTTTGGAACAGCCGGGGACGAAGGGGGCGGTGGGAGGTGGGGGCTCCCTCCGTTCCGGCGGAGGCTAGTACCGACTGGTCGGTACGGCTAGATGCGCGACATGACTTCCTTGTGAGTCACCGCGGGTTGCCGGTGCCTGATCAGGCCTTATGCGCGGCCGACAGCGGAACGACAGGGACGTTTTACGTCTTCCTGATCTCGATCAGGCCAAGCTCTCGACACCGTCTGAACGACGGTCACCCGCACGTCGTACCCCTTTGCACACCCACGAATGCTTTCCATGGAAGGAACGTCAGCATGACCAGCGAATCGTTCGAACCCGTTACGGCGCCGTCCCGCCGCACCGCGTTGGCGGCGGTCGGCGCGGCGGGACTCGCCGTCGCGCTGACCGCGTGCTCGTCCAGCGACGACTCGTCGTCGGACACCTCGGGCTCCACCAGCACGGCCGGCTCGACCACCGCCCAGGGTGACGCGGGCGGTACCGAGCTGGCGAAGACCACCGACATCCCCGAGGGCGGCGGCAAGATCTTCGCCAGCCAGGGTGTGGTGGTCACCCAGCCGACGGCGGGCACCTACAAGGCGTTCTCGTCGAAGTGCACCCACCAGGGCTGTGCGGTGAGCAGCATCAGCAACGGCGTCATCGTGTGCCCGTGCCACCAGAGCGAGTTCTCCGTCACGGACGGCAGCGTGAAGAAGGGTCCCGCGACCCAGGCGCTGCCCGCCGAGCAGATCTCCGTCTCCGGGGACTCCATCACGCTGGCCTGACGGTCAGGCTCGGCGTGGTCGTTTGAGACAGCCCAGCACCTCGTCCGTGGTCGCGACCGTAGCGACCAATGCGAGGGTGTTGCGGATCATCGCGGGGGTGTACTCGGCAGGCACCCCCGCGATGGCGTCCCCGGGGACGACGACGGTGTAGCCGCGGTTGACGGCGTCGAACACCGTGTTGGGAATGGCCACGTTGGCCGAGACACCGGTGACGATCAGTGTGCGGCAGCCCAAGTTGCGCAGCAGCGCGTCGACTTCGGTGCCGTGGAGCGGCGACAGACCGTGCAGCCGTCGTACGACGAAGTCCTCCTCGGCGACTTCGATCGGGGGTGCCACGCGTACCGCCGTGGTGCCCGAGAGCTGTTGTACGGGCAGGCGTTCGGCGGCGCGGAAGAGCCGGGCGTTGCGGTTGGCGCCCCGGCCGTCCGGGCGGCGCTCGGCGATCGCGTGGATCACCTGCACTCCGCTCTCGTGGGCGGCGGCGACCAGGCGGGCCACGTTGGCGAGCGCGCCCGACGAGCGTGCCGCTAGGGCGAGTTCGGGCAGTGCGCTGTCCGGGCCGACCACTCCCTGTTGACATTCGACGGTCAGCAGGGCAGTGCTCACCGTGTCGAGGATCTCACTGAGTTGTGCGTGCGACGGCATGGCTCTCCCTTGTCGCCGACGGCCGGGGCGGGCGACAGTAACGAGCATCGCGTGCGTACGGAAGACGGCCGACGCCCATCCGGCCATTTTCCTGACGCCCCGTCAGAAGCGGCTGCCGCCGCTCGCGCCGTAGCCGAAGGGGATCGCATGACCGCCACTCAGCGTCGAGGCCGGAAGATCATGATGACACCCGAGGAACTGGACGAGTTCCTCGCCACCGAGCGCACCTGCCGGGTCGCGACCGCCTCCGCGGACGGGGCCCCGCATGTCAGCCCGCTCTGGTTCGCGTGGGACGGCACCTCGCTGTGGCTGTACTCGATCACGCGCAGCAAGCGCTGGGCCGATCTGCGCCGCGATCCGCGCGTCGCGGTGGTGGTCGACGGCGGGCACGCCTACGACGAGTTGCGGGGCGTCGAGCTGGCCGGGACCGTCGAGTTCGTGGGCGAGGCCCCGCGCACGGGCGAGCCGCATCCCGAACTCGTCGCCGTGGAGAAGCTGTTCGCGCAGAAGAACTTCGGCCTCGACGCGATGCCGTACGACGGCCGGCACGCGTGGGTACGACTGACGCCGGACACGCTGACGTCCTGGGACTTCCGCAAGTTGGCGGCGCTGTAGGGGAGTTGGCTGGGCACATGCCGGCGGCTCTGCGGGCGGGTTGACCGCGCCGTGCGCAAGTCGGCGCGTCTGTAGGCGCGTTGGCCGCGCCGCGCGCACGTCGGCCGCTCCGCCGGCGAGTCGCCCGTACTGCCCGCAAGTCGGCTGCCCGCCGGCGAGTTGCCTCAGGCGGGCCGTCAGGCGACCGTCTCCGCCGCCGCCTGCAACGCCTCGACCGCCGCGCGGATGGACGGGCGGCGGTCGGCGTCCGCGCGCCAGACGACGTAGACATGTCGGCGCACCCGCTGCTTCAGGGGGACGGTGACGACTCCGGCGGGCATCGGGTTGCGGCCCAGCAGGGGTACGACGCAGACGCCCAACCCGGCGGCCACCAGGCCCAGTTGGGTGTGTGTCTCGGCGGCGCGGTGGCCGATGATCGGTTCGATGCTCCGGGAGCGCAGGGTGAACATCAGCCACTCGTGGCAGAACTCGCCCTCGGCCCAGGTGATCCACTCGTCGTCGGCGAACTCCCCGAGGTCCACCTCCTCGCGCCCGGCCAGCCGATGACCGGTCGGCATCGCCACATCGGCGGGGTCGTCCAGGATCGGCGCCTTCACCAGACCGTCGGGCAGCGGCATCGGCTTGTTGTACCAGTCCAGGACGACGGCGAGGTCGAGATCACCGCGCACGACACCCGCGATGCCACTCTCCGGTTCCTGCTCCGTGGAGCGGACACGAAGGGCGGGATGCCGGGCGCGGAGGGCGGCGAGCGCGGTGGGGAAGAGGCCGCGGGCGGCGGTGGGAAACGCCGAGATCCTCAACTCGCCCACGACCTGCCCCCGTTGGGCCTCCAGGTCGGCCTGCGCCAGCTCCACCTGGGACAGGATGCGCCCCGCGTGCTCCGCGAGCAGCCGGCCGGCGTCGGTGAGCCGCACCCCCCGCCCGTTCTTCGCGAGGAGCTGCTGGCCGACCTCCCGCTCCAGCTTGGACATCTGCTGCGACACCGCCGAGGTCGTCACATGCAGCGCCTCGGCGGCACCGCTGACCGAGCCGTGCCGGGCGAGGGCGTCCAGGGTGCGCAGTCGCTCCAGATTCAACATGTAAGCGATGCTACGAGAAACCAGGCGCGAATTCTCGCTTGTGCTACGAGGTTGGGGCCAGGATCTTGGTTCTCATGACCAGCGCCGTGCCCACCGCCGCCACCCGGAAGCAGACCCGGGACACCGCCGACACCACCGCTCCCCTCCCCCGCCGCGCACTCGACTGGCGGCTGCGCTTCGGGGCGCTCTCCCTCATCTGGGGCTTCAGTTTCCTGCTCATCAAGGTGGGCACGCACGGCTACGCGCCCTTCCAAGTCACGTTCGGGCGGCTGCTGTTCGGGACGGCGGTGCTCGCGGCGGCGATGGCGGTGAAGCGCGAGCGGCTGCCACGGGGTGCGCGCACATGGGTCCGTCTGACGGTCGCCGCCTTCCTGCTCAACGCGCTGCCGTTCTCGCTCTTCGCCTACTCGGAGCTGACGATCCCGTCCACGCTCGCGGGCATCTGCAACGCGACCTCGCCGTTGTGGGGCATGGCGCTGTCCCTGGTCGCCCTCTCCGAGGACCGCCCGACCCGCGTCCGCGTTGCCGGTCTGGGCCTGGGCTTCCTGGGCGTCCTGACGGTCCTGGGCGCCTGGCAGGGCTTCCACGGCCTGGACGCCACGGGCACGGCGATGGCCCTGCTGGCCTCGCTCAGCTATCCGATCGGCTGGATCTACGTCCGCCGCACGCTGGCGGGCACCGACGCGTCGCATCTCTCCCTGACGGGCGCCCAGTTGCTCCTGGCGACCCTCCAACTGGCCGTCATCACCCCGCTGTTCACGTCGGTGCCGGCCCGCTTCCCCCTCCTCCCCCTGCTGGCGATCGCCGCGCTGGGCGCCCTGGGCACGGGACTCGCCGTCCTCCTCCAGTACGGCCTGGTCGCCGAGGTCGGCCCCACCACCGCCCAGATGGTCACGTACTTCATCCCGGTCGTCGCCACGGCGGCGGGCGTCGCGATCCTGGGCGAGACGCTGACCTGGTCGACTCCGGTCGGGGCGGTGATCGTGCTGGCGGGGGCGGGACTTACGCAGGCGGGGCGCAGGGCAGGCCGGTAGGCGGGCCCCGAGGCGGCCCCGAGTCGGGAGGGCCCGGAACCTCCTACGCGTACCCCCGGACCGGCGTCGGCCCGCAGGCGGAAGCGATCGCCTCCGCCAGGGCGTCCGTCTCGTCGGGTGTCAGGGTCGAGACGGTGACGCGGATGCCGGGGGATGCGCTCAGCCGGAAGCGCGCGCCGGGAGCCACGGCCCAGCCGGCGTGGAGGAGGCGGGAGACCGCGCCGGTCTCGTCCGGTACGGGGATCCACACGTTGAGGCCGCTGATGCCGTGGGCCGCGACCCCGCGTTCGGCGAGCGCGGCGGTAAGCGCGTCCCGGCGGGCGCCGTACGCGGCCGCCACCGCCGGTGTGTCGACCGCGCCGTCGGCCCACAGCCGGGCCACGGCCCGCTGGGTCAGGCGGCTGACCCAGCCCGGGCCCAGCCGTTGCCGGCCACGGACCCGGTCGAGGGTGACGGCGTCGCCGGTGAGCACGGCGAGCCGTAGATCGGGGCCGTACGCCTTGGCCGCCGATCGGACGAAGGCCCAGGTGCGGGTGGTGCCGGCCAGGGGGTGCAGGGGCTGGTCGACGATGCCGTGACCGTGGTCGTCCTCGATCAGCAGGGTCTCCGGGTGGGCCCGGAGCACGGAACGCAAGGCACGCGCGCGCGTGGCGCTCACCACCGCTCCGGTGGGGTTCTGCGCCCGGTCGGTGACGATCAGGGCCCGCGCACCGGACTCCAGCGCGGCGCGCACGTCGTCGGGGAGCGGCCCCTCGTCGTCGACACCGACGGGGGTCACGCGCAGCCCGAGCGCCGGTACGAGATCGAGCAGGCTGCCCCACCCGGGGTCCTCCACGGCGACGGTGTCCCCGGGCTTCAGATGGGCGCTCAGGACCCGCTCGATGACGTCCAGCGAGCCGGAGCCGACGGCCACGGGGCCCGCCGGGACCCCGTCCGCGTCCAGTTCGGCCCGCGCGATGCGCGCCAGCTCCGGTTCGACCGGGGCGTCGCCGTACATCACCGGTGCCCGGTCGGACTGTTCGGCGGCGAAGGTGAACGCGCGGGCGAGGGAGGGCAGCAGCGCCCGGTCCGGGTTGCCGTGGGAAACATCGCGCACCCCCGCCGGCACGTCCACCCGGATGTGCTCGCGCCCGGTCGTGGCCGGCTTGGGCCGCACCCGGCTGCCCCGGCGCCCGGCGGTCTCGATGACCCCGCGCTCCCGCAGCGTCCGGTACGCGGCCGCGACCGTGTTCGGGTTCACTCCCAGCTCTACGGCCAACTCCCGCATGGGCGGCAGCAGTTGCCCCGGCTCCAGCTCCCCGGAGCCCACCGCGCGCTCGACGTCCGCCGCGATGTCCGCTGCGCGTCGCCCTTCGATCCGATATCCTCCTAGCACAAAGCACACTATGCACTAGTGCAATACGAATGGCAACCGGCGACCAGCAACTGGAGAGCACATGCAGGGGACCACCTCGAAGCCGACGTCACCACCCGCCGCCTACACGCCCACCGACCGGACCGTCCCCACCCGCTCCGCGGACCGGGCGTCGTACGACAAGGAGCTGGTGCACGCGATACTCGACGAGGCCTATGTCTGCCACCTCGGCTTCGTGCGCGACGGGGCGCCGGTCGTGCTGCCGACGCTGTACGGGCGGGTCGGCGAGCGGCTGTACGTGCACGGTTCGACGGGTGCGCGCCCGCTGCGGATGACGGGGCAGGCCGATCCGGGGCTCCCGGTGTGTCTGACGGTCACGCACGTCGACGGTCTGGTGCTGGCCCGTTCCGCGTTCCACCACTCGATCAACTACCGGTCCGTGGTGGTGCACGGCATCGCCCACCAGGTGACGGACCCGCAGGAGAAGCGGACGGCGCTGGACGCGCTGGTCGACCACGTCGTGCCGGGCCGGTCGGCGGACTCGCGGCCCGCGAACAAGAAGGAACTCGCCGCCACGATGGTGATCCGCCTCGACCTCGACCAGGTCTCCGCCAAGCTCCGCACCGGCGGCGCCAACGACGACCCCGAGGACCTGGACCTCCCGCACTGGGCCGGCGTGGTCCCCCTCCAGCCGTCCTACGGAGCCCCGCTCCCGAACGACGACCTGGCCCCCGGCACCGAACTCCCCGACTACCTCGCCGCGTTGTAATGCTCATCCACCCCTGGGACGCACCCCAGGACGACACCGAGTGGCAACACTGGCTCGCCGCCCACGACTTCGGCCAACTGGCGGTCAACGGCCCTTCCGGAGAGCCCCCGTTCGTCCAGCCGCTCCACTTCGCCTACGACCCGGAGCGCGGCGAGGCGATCACTCATCTCGCCCGCCCCAACCCCCTGTTGCCCGCGCTTGAGGCCGCCCCTCAGGTGGTCCTGAGCGTCGTCGACGACTACGTGTACGTCCCGGGCCCCTGGCAGGCCGAACCGGACGGCCCGGCCGAGCACGGCGTACCGACGAGCTTCTACGCGGCGGTCCAACTCCGTTGCACCGCGCACCTGGTGGACG from Streptomyces sp. NBC_01478 includes the following:
- a CDS encoding Rieske (2Fe-2S) protein, with the translated sequence MTSESFEPVTAPSRRTALAAVGAAGLAVALTACSSSDDSSSDTSGSTSTAGSTTAQGDAGGTELAKTTDIPEGGGKIFASQGVVVTQPTAGTYKAFSSKCTHQGCAVSSISNGVIVCPCHQSEFSVTDGSVKKGPATQALPAEQISVSGDSITLA
- a CDS encoding cysteine hydrolase; amino-acid sequence: MPSHAQLSEILDTVSTALLTVECQQGVVGPDSALPELALAARSSGALANVARLVAAAHESGVQVIHAIAERRPDGRGANRNARLFRAAERLPVQQLSGTTAVRVAPPIEVAEEDFVVRRLHGLSPLHGTEVDALLRNLGCRTLIVTGVSANVAIPNTVFDAVNRGYTVVVPGDAIAGVPAEYTPAMIRNTLALVATVATTDEVLGCLKRPRRA
- a CDS encoding pyridoxamine 5'-phosphate oxidase family protein encodes the protein MTATQRRGRKIMMTPEELDEFLATERTCRVATASADGAPHVSPLWFAWDGTSLWLYSITRSKRWADLRRDPRVAVVVDGGHAYDELRGVELAGTVEFVGEAPRTGEPHPELVAVEKLFAQKNFGLDAMPYDGRHAWVRLTPDTLTSWDFRKLAAL
- a CDS encoding LysR family transcriptional regulator; the protein is MLNLERLRTLDALARHGSVSGAAEALHVTTSAVSQQMSKLEREVGQQLLAKNGRGVRLTDAGRLLAEHAGRILSQVELAQADLEAQRGQVVGELRISAFPTAARGLFPTALAALRARHPALRVRSTEQEPESGIAGVVRGDLDLAVVLDWYNKPMPLPDGLVKAPILDDPADVAMPTGHRLAGREEVDLGEFADDEWITWAEGEFCHEWLMFTLRSRSIEPIIGHRAAETHTQLGLVAAGLGVCVVPLLGRNPMPAGVVTVPLKQRVRRHVYVVWRADADRRPSIRAAVEALQAAAETVA
- a CDS encoding DMT family transporter codes for the protein MTSAVPTAATRKQTRDTADTTAPLPRRALDWRLRFGALSLIWGFSFLLIKVGTHGYAPFQVTFGRLLFGTAVLAAAMAVKRERLPRGARTWVRLTVAAFLLNALPFSLFAYSELTIPSTLAGICNATSPLWGMALSLVALSEDRPTRVRVAGLGLGFLGVLTVLGAWQGFHGLDATGTAMALLASLSYPIGWIYVRRTLAGTDASHLSLTGAQLLLATLQLAVITPLFTSVPARFPLLPLLAIAALGALGTGLAVLLQYGLVAEVGPTTAQMVTYFIPVVATAAGVAILGETLTWSTPVGAVIVLAGAGLTQAGRRAGR
- a CDS encoding aminotransferase class I/II-fold pyridoxal phosphate-dependent enzyme translates to MLGGYRIEGRRAADIAADVERAVGSGELEPGQLLPPMRELAVELGVNPNTVAAAYRTLRERGVIETAGRRGSRVRPKPATTGREHIRVDVPAGVRDVSHGNPDRALLPSLARAFTFAAEQSDRAPVMYGDAPVEPELARIARAELDADGVPAGPVAVGSGSLDVIERVLSAHLKPGDTVAVEDPGWGSLLDLVPALGLRVTPVGVDDEGPLPDDVRAALESGARALIVTDRAQNPTGAVVSATRARALRSVLRAHPETLLIEDDHGHGIVDQPLHPLAGTTRTWAFVRSAAKAYGPDLRLAVLTGDAVTLDRVRGRQRLGPGWVSRLTQRAVARLWADGAVDTPAVAAAYGARRDALTAALAERGVAAHGISGLNVWIPVPDETGAVSRLLHAGWAVAPGARFRLSASPGIRVTVSTLTPDETDALAEAIASACGPTPVRGYA
- a CDS encoding pyridoxamine 5'-phosphate oxidase family protein → MQGTTSKPTSPPAAYTPTDRTVPTRSADRASYDKELVHAILDEAYVCHLGFVRDGAPVVLPTLYGRVGERLYVHGSTGARPLRMTGQADPGLPVCLTVTHVDGLVLARSAFHHSINYRSVVVHGIAHQVTDPQEKRTALDALVDHVVPGRSADSRPANKKELAATMVIRLDLDQVSAKLRTGGANDDPEDLDLPHWAGVVPLQPSYGAPLPNDDLAPGTELPDYLAAL
- a CDS encoding FMN-binding negative transcriptional regulator — translated: MLIHPWDAPQDDTEWQHWLAAHDFGQLAVNGPSGEPPFVQPLHFAYDPERGEAITHLARPNPLLPALEAAPQVVLSVVDDYVYVPGPWQAEPDGPAEHGVPTSFYAAVQLRCTAHLVDDPAEMAPLLDHQVGHFQPEGGSSPVVAGGPPYGRLLSGIRVVRLEVTGVRAKFKYAGKRSAAVQDRIAAGLVERGGPRDAVAREHLLRRRREG